The following proteins are co-located in the Bubalus bubalis isolate 160015118507 breed Murrah chromosome 23, NDDB_SH_1, whole genome shotgun sequence genome:
- the MBL2 gene encoding mannose-binding protein C isoform X2, producing the protein MSLFTALPFLLLSVVTASCADKETENYQGLRGSQDPPGKMGPQGTPGIPGIPGPIGQKGDPGENMGDYISLATSERATLRSELNQIKNWLIFSLGKRVGKKAFFTNGKKMPFNEVKTLCAQFHGRVATPTNAEENRALKDLVTEEAFLGITDQETEGNFVDLTGRRVTYQNWNDGEPNNASPGEHCVTLLLDGKWNDIACSASFLTVCEFSI; encoded by the exons ATGTCGCTGTTTACGgcacttccttttcttctcctgagTGTGGTGACAGCATCTTGTGcagacaaagaaacagagaact ATCAAGGACTCAGAGGCTCGCAGGACCCTCCTGGAAAGATGGGGCCTCAAGGAACACCAGGGATCCCTGGGATACCAGGACCAATAGGCCAAAAAGGAGACCCTGGAGAAAATATGG GTGACTATATTAGCCTGGCTACTTCAGAAAGAGCAACTCTACGATCTGAATTGAACCAGATCAAAAACT ggCTAATCTTCTCTCTGGGCAAAAGAGTTGGGAAGAAGGCATTTTTTACCAATGGTAAAAAGATGCCTTTTAATGAAGTGAAGACTCTATGTGCGCAGTTCCATGGCCGTGTGGCCACCCCTACGAATGCTGAAGAAAACAGGGCCCTCAAGGATTTAGTCACTGAAGAGGCCTTCCTGGGCATCACAGATCAGGAGACTGAAGGCAACTTTGTGGATCTGACAGGAAGGAGGGTGACCTACCAAAACTGGAATGACGGCGAGCCTAACAACGCTTCTCCTGGGGAGCACTGTGTGACACTTTTGTTGGACGGCAAATGGAATGACATCGCTTGTTCCGCCTCCTTTTTGACTGTCTGCGAATTCTCTATCTGA
- the MBL2 gene encoding mannose-binding protein C isoform X1, translating to MSLFTALPFLLLSVVTASCADKETENCEYIQKTCPMIACGPPGINGIPGKDGRDGAKGEKGEPDQGLRGSQDPPGKMGPQGTPGIPGIPGPIGQKGDPGENMGDYISLATSERATLRSELNQIKNWLIFSLGKRVGKKAFFTNGKKMPFNEVKTLCAQFHGRVATPTNAEENRALKDLVTEEAFLGITDQETEGNFVDLTGRRVTYQNWNDGEPNNASPGEHCVTLLLDGKWNDIACSASFLTVCEFSI from the exons ATGTCGCTGTTTACGgcacttccttttcttctcctgagTGTGGTGACAGCATCTTGTGcagacaaagaaacagagaactGTGAGTATATCCAGAAGACCTGCCCCATGATTGCCTGTGGTCCTCCCGGCATCAACGGCATCCCAGGCAAAGATGGGCGCGATGGTGccaagggagaaaagggagaaccAG ATCAAGGACTCAGAGGCTCGCAGGACCCTCCTGGAAAGATGGGGCCTCAAGGAACACCAGGGATCCCTGGGATACCAGGACCAATAGGCCAAAAAGGAGACCCTGGAGAAAATATGG GTGACTATATTAGCCTGGCTACTTCAGAAAGAGCAACTCTACGATCTGAATTGAACCAGATCAAAAACT ggCTAATCTTCTCTCTGGGCAAAAGAGTTGGGAAGAAGGCATTTTTTACCAATGGTAAAAAGATGCCTTTTAATGAAGTGAAGACTCTATGTGCGCAGTTCCATGGCCGTGTGGCCACCCCTACGAATGCTGAAGAAAACAGGGCCCTCAAGGATTTAGTCACTGAAGAGGCCTTCCTGGGCATCACAGATCAGGAGACTGAAGGCAACTTTGTGGATCTGACAGGAAGGAGGGTGACCTACCAAAACTGGAATGACGGCGAGCCTAACAACGCTTCTCCTGGGGAGCACTGTGTGACACTTTTGTTGGACGGCAAATGGAATGACATCGCTTGTTCCGCCTCCTTTTTGACTGTCTGCGAATTCTCTATCTGA